The following nucleotide sequence is from Lytechinus pictus isolate F3 Inbred chromosome 10, Lp3.0, whole genome shotgun sequence.
CATCTGCGTTTAGCGACCGATTTTTGCTTTCTAAAAAGCATCTCTAGAATACGTATAGGGAAGGTGGAGCCTCTTTAAAAGTGCCATGGAGGGGCATGGGCAAAAGACCGATCGCGTTttgttaaaacaaaaaatatgacacttttCAAAACGGTGAAGACAAGGCACAAGTACTAGTGTGATAGAAGTTCAGGCCGATATACCACTAAAATTTGCGTTCCTATCGGTTCCCATTTTATCTATTTTCCCTTCTCCGTTTCCCCCTACTTGAAAATCATGGAAGAGCCGCTTGCATCCCTGACCCCACCCTGTATTGCCCTGACTCAGTCATCCTCCTCAGAGTTCCCCTTGATTAACATATTCAAGTTTTATGCATACTtcctcaaaaataaaatttgacttgGCAACCTTATACTCTTGCCGGTCAAATCAACAAGACATGCACATTATCGATTTTAAAGTGAAGTGGAACCTattgatcgggggggggggtggggggggggtagatgacGATTGAAAAGGAAGATCACTGACACGATCATCTGGTCATGATTTGAAAACAATACTTTGATGAATTGATTGAGGAAAATGTTTTCACTGACCTGGTCATCTACGCCCCTTCCTCCCTCAATATACCAGAGTGTcgcctagtcttgaggactccatgatgtctttaaaaaaaaattaacatataCCTCTTcatcaatgatgaagaagtatatgtcaattttttttaaaaagacatcatcatggagtcctcaagactaagtGTCGCCTTCGATTCCTAGTATTTTACTTAAGAGAACAGGTGCATCAggtcggggggggggaggggcgggcGGGCGGGCTAAAAAAAGTGATTAAAACGGTAtttccgattttttttaaaacagtatTTACCAACATGACaatcttcaataaatttgatcaaataTCTTTTTGTTAACTATTTTTTAACTTACATAATATTATAAGTAAAagtaatattaaagtactagTGTGATAGAAATTCAGGCCGATATACCACTAAAATTTGCGTTTCTATCTGTTCATAATGTTTTATTGTACAAATttaattgatgaaaatttgcattttcGCTCTTTTAAATGAGCATATTGGCGTGGCTTCCAAATCTTTCATATCGTTCATCATTTCATGTCATATTTCAATTCCATTTTATGATAGCACTAGGACATAAGTAATGCATAACAAATTATTAGTGTTAGTACAgagggaacaaaaaaaaaaaaatatatgaaaataaaaagaatggaAGAGACGAattaaaaatttaaacaaattagaACCACGAAGTTATTTGACTTGCAACAGCAAGCGTTTAATTGGAACCACTCACActagtgcgaggttagtattagtatacgaACGACCATATTCATATCCATAATCATTAACAAGCTCACAATGTACCCGAGTGAAAATTATGCAGTGTCCAGTGTACTGCTTTAAAATCGAAATGGATGACCAGATAAACAGACATTCAGATAATACCTTTTATTTCGTTGCAGAAATATAAAATTGTGTCCACTTCTCAGAATTCTCTTTTCTTGATTGAATAATGATGTAAAATTGGATTATAAACGAAGCCTTTTTCCTGAGCTGATACTCCTTTTCAACAAGCATACAGAATACACAAGACCGTTCCCTGTAGAAACAACGATGGAACAGCTCTAGGAGGAGAGTAAATGGGTAACCAGCAAGCGAAACCAATCCTATGTTCCACCAGGTCCCGTCTGAATGCACCTTCCCCTGTAGTGACACTCGTTTCAGAACCGAATAAAACTGTATATAATTTACCTGTCTCTATTTAATAACTAGGTGTGTGACCCCTTTCGCCAAGGCGCCAATTGTTAGTAAAAAGAGATAGCCTTTAACAGATTCCGTGCATTCCAATCTGTTGTTCAGGGTACATCTAATGATGACAATTCTTCTGTCCCCTGGCACAATGATGATCACAGCTAACAAATTTACATGATAATGAACCTGATCCACGGGCGTTTACCAGAATATTTCAATAGGGTTTGGGTGGGGCGAGACCCCTAAGATCGACAccgtattttttttccaattcttaTTATAGAGTTGCATGACACAAtaatttctctttatatttctcttttcactccttttctcctcctttttatCTATTTCCCCCTCTCCGTTTCCCCCTACTTGAATATCATGTAAGAGCCCCTTGAATCCCTGACCCCACCCTGTATTGCCCTGACTCAGTCATCCTCCTCAGAGTTCTCCTTGAATTAACATATTCAAGTTTTATGCATACTtactcaaaaataaaatttgacttgGCAACCTTAACTCTTGCCGGTCAAATCAACAAGACATGCATATTATGAATTATAATGTGAAGTGGAACCTATTgatcgggagggggggggggtgacgatTGAAAAGGAAGATCACTGACACGATCATCTGGTCATGATTTAAAATCAATACTTCGATGAATTGATTGAGGAAAATGCTTTCACTGACCTTCTGGTCGTCTACGCCCCTCCCTCCCTCAGTGTCGCCTTCGATTCCTAGTATTTTACCTAAGAATTCGAGAACAGGTGCATcaggtcggggggggggggcggggggggggctgaagacCATAAAGACTACCATCttaaaaaagtgattaaaatggtatttccgagaaaaaaaattacagtatTTTAATACCAACATgataatcttcaataaatttgattaaatatcatttttgttaactattttttttacttacagaatattataagaaaaattaatattacAAGCGCGATGGACAGTGGACCCTTTGGATATCTATGTAATTATGAATGCATATATAGGCTTATGAaggatattttcatgaatttggatATGTCCTGTCATTTCGCATCtttattttgttggaaatttttcctcatcctttttcattttgcttttgtttCTCAGTCAGATAGTCTCATCTTGAATCAATATCATTCAACTTTCTATTGAAccatgaaaaagaaaacatattatgTTACATGTTACATTTAATCATTGTGATTTTAGAGATTTTAGAGGACAGTTTGTACCGCTTCAGACGGCTATTCTGAaccaaaacataattataatgataactcTTTATTTAGGTAAAAATGAACGATTGTCGCATGAGCAAATCATGGAAACTTAAAAGTGCCACCAATACGTTCAGATAATCATCTCGacgagatgacaagatcttggatctcgtcttgtctacatcccgtgggtgagatgatcagatgacaagatcttgtaTCTCGTTatgtctacatcccgtgggtgagatgatcagatgacaagatcttggatctcattatgtctacatcccgtgggtgagatgatcagatgacaagatcttggatctcgtcatatcTACATCCAGTGGAAGAGGTGATCAGATGTCATGATCTCGTaactcgtcatgtctacatcttttagaagagatgatcagatgacatgatcatggatcttgtcatctgaatCTGATCTTCTActccacaggatgtagacatgacgagattcaagatcttgtcatctgatcatctctcccacaggatgtagataATTGTGATGAGATCCAAGAtattgtcatctcatcatctctccgacaggatgtagacatgacgagatccgagatcgCGTCATctggtcatttttttaaagagatgtAGACATAACAAGATTATCATCtgaacatctgggtggcacttttaagcttccataccaAAAAATTAATGCAAGTCGTCCCATCTCTATACCTTGTTCATCATCTCTTAAACATCGCCTTGTGTTTATCATTTGCTTAAATTCCAGCAAAACGGATATCAGTATGCGGAATATGATGGGAAATATACATGCGCATACTCGCACACCCTCtcatacacacgcacacacacaccaaatCAACCTCTCACTCAATCGCATCACCcacgcacaccctcacacagACACAACCTCGACCTCAGAAACAGACTCTTACACCTTTCGCATATCAACCCAACACACGGTGCATTGTAATACAAACGAATTTCACAACACTGATTGTCACTATTATACTCATCATAAGTTCTCTATGTTCCAATCTACTATAGATACCACTACGCATTCCCTTCCTTCggattcattttgaaaaaaaaaaatgaattcaaatattattttagtCAAACCCTCCCAACACACACTAGCCAACGCCATCATAAACACCCTCACGGAACCACACCACACACCTTTTCactcgcacacacacacacacacccacacaataTCATAAATTAaggacaattatttttttcttaaagttaTGAATAGCAGATTCAATAAATTGGGGTCGTTATGAATGAGTACACATCAGTAATGTTGCTTTGGTGAAGGAATTAGAGGTTGCAGAAGAGGGAAGATagagaaacaaaatattatacTACTACGCTTTCCAACAGTAAATTATTGGTCAACATTCTCCCTACATTTTACGTAGTGTTCTCAATATGTACAACTATTAACATTTTAACAATGAATGaacataattgtttttcgtTTCTTTGCATAGATtatgtttctctttctcttgtATTGATATAATTATACATTTGATGTGATCTTAGATTTAATCTAAAGCAGATAAGATAAGCTTTCGATCTTCTTTGGGTAGTAAGAAATTTGAGTCAGAAATCATTTTCTATTtaattctatgaaaaaaaacacatgaaaaCCCACTACAATATCAGAACATTTCCTTGCTGAACCCGAAATCAAAAGGTGAGACCACTGAGACCGAATCGGCAAGAAACTATCATGACTAGAGGATCATAGCTTGGCGATGGTTTGTTGATACTTTTATACTTTTTTAATGTACAACCTAGATTTTGCCAAAATCATTGGAATCTGTCCCTTTCTGGCAGAAAAATCCTCTGTAAATGTAAAGCCTCGTAGAGAAGTTCTCTCCTCACTTGTCATTGTCGGCATTTCGTGTGCTACTAGTATGACTCTGTCGTCTCGAGCGATCATAGATGAGTTTCCTGACCCTCCTATTCATCCCGAAGGCGACAAAGATGACGACCCCCTGCAAAGAATTGATGACGATGTAGACATACCAGAGGGACTGATGATGGGTGTTAGCTGCAATGAACCCAAAGCTCCACCCAAATCCAAGGAGAGCGGAGATCTATGATGGggtgaaagaaagggaaaatatCGTTGTAGGTTGCAAGTCTATACGAGCTCCCAACGAGctcaaataatgaatattcatccgCTCCATAAAATGGATAAAATTGGCGAACAATGAAAGTGGACGAATGCTCGATGGATACAGAGCGTgtgaaacacgtatgcaaagagtacacaacggatacataacgtttcCCAGCGGATGGCAAATTTTTTCCCCCGTTTTACATCCCCATTATGTGagttaaaaatattattgaGAGATGTCCCAATAGTTTTCAATCATTACGAGGTCTAAGATCTACAAATGTGCCAATACTTATAGGGGTAGTATTAATCAGAGTGCACTTTTCCTACTATTACAACATGAATGAACGTCAACATGTTGACCCAAGATTTACAGATTACATGTTTCATACTTTCAGGTAAACAATTGCTTCCATCTGTGACTGCCTCGTGTTGCTTTTTCGGAGAGTGCTTGCCTTCCTCATGTTTATACGAAACCCCAAAATGATCCAGCCGCACAGGATGAGGTTCACGAGAAGGCAAACTGCCATCGGTCCAAGCATCACCACAAGATTGGCACTCATTGGGTAGATCCAACAGTGTCGTGTTCCTCCGTAGTGCAGGAAGATGGCTCCAGATTTATCAGCGGAGGCGAAGTGCACAACAACGCTTCCTAAGACAACGATGACCGGTATTCCAACGGCGTATCCATAGAAGATGTACATTCTCCTACAAACGCCATGGACATTGGAATTAGATTTTAGGGCATTGACAAGAGCACATTTCAGATTCCAGGCTAGTACGTTGGTCCAAAAGAAAGACGACAGGAAGAAGAAATGACCCAAGATTGCTATGGTTTGACAGAGATCGGGCCACGGCGTCAAGTATGTCGTACCATACTCGATAACAACTTGGGAGAGGGTAAGAGTAATGAGGAAGTGTATCATGATTAAACCTTGGATATTCCTGAGAGAAGGAAACGTCAAGTAAATAACCACAGTGGCCAAGAGACACATGGATGATATCCCAAAAGCAAACTTAGAAACCAGGTATTGAGCGTGGGTGAAGTCAAAGAAAGacacatcgtcagaccaacataGTTTTACCGAGCCATCTTCTTGAAGGGTGTAATCGGATGGTTGGAAGATAAGTCTATCAAAGACTAGTTTGTTCTCACTTGTTATGATGAACGTCCCAGGCTGTATCACACGAGACAAACAATCTTGGAAAGGATGGATGGCACCACAAACCATGAGAACGTGGCGAGAAGAGTAAAGGCCTGATGTTCCATTGACATCATAGATCGTCCTCTTCCTGTAAAAGAGCGGTACTATGTAGCTACCACTGTACCGAACCAGGGTCAGATTACCTGATCGCAATGGCTGGAAGAGAGTGTAATCATCGTTGAATTCATCAAACGGACATACATTAATGCTACCTGTGGAGGGGATGAATGCACAACCCTCTGTGAAATCAAATTGGAAGTCAGAACAAGAAGCCTGTGGGGTGAATTCGATGTCGATCCAATACTGTGTTCTGATCTTGACGGCAAGGAACCCCTGGCTGTTATTGAAGGAGTAGATCTCTTTGATCAAATTTATATTGGGATCTATATCGATACCCACATAATTCATTCCAATCCCAAAATGAGCGAAAGTATCGGACATGTTGTAACATAAAGACTTCGTGTATGTTGAGGTATAAGCGTAGGTAACGTTCCATCTATCATGCGCGCACGGTGGCCAGCTCACTGGTATTGGAATACAACGGCCATCCTGATTTGAAAACCCATCAGGGCAAGTGAATCCCAGAACCAAGTTGGATGGAAGGAATGCTACTGGTACCCAAGCAATTTCAAAAGTTATATTTTCTTCCAATAAATTCGTTAATGTCCGAGGACACAGACTGGTAGTTAGATCAGTGGAATAATTCCCATTCTGATTACACATCAAACAATACTCGTTCCAATACACATATCCTTCAAAGAGCACACGACCAACATCTGCTGGACATAGCTCCAGCAATGTGTCATTGTGAGAATAATTGTTCACTGCACATGACCGTATAATATTATTTGGTGACATACATTCTCTGGGTGAAGGAGAACTTCCATTCTGTTCCACCAAGATACCACAAAGAATAGGCCTTTCTTCCTCTGCATTGTCATATGCATGAAGGTGACCTAAGGAAGAGTTCTGAAATACTTCATCAGACACAACGCATGTCCATAATTCCATGTATTGATTCAGCGTCCAGTTAGTCCCTGTGATTTCGTTACAAGTAGCACATGCAGAGCTTCGAAAGAAGATCGGAAGTCCATCCGTGTCAGCTTCGGCCACTTGCACAACTTCGACAACATCCGGATCTGGATTCTCACAAAGCATTCTAATCTCGTCATTCGACCACCAACTCGGGCAAGCACTGACGAGTAGGTAGTCGACCATTTCTTCCTTTGAGTAGTTGGCAATCATCCAGATTTGCGTGCATTGCCATAGATCCAATGCTGGGAGATTCCTTGTTACCATCGTGGTGTTCCTGGTGTGATTGTTGAATGGAAGAACGCCGTGACAACAATCTTCAAACCAGACGCAAACATCGTCACAATGACAGAATGTATCAGGGATTTCATCAGCTGAGTTGTTTGATGAGACGTTCAGCAAAGCATCGTCATCTGAAAATTCTGATAAGGATGAAGAATGATAGGGGGGTTTGAATCATCACGGGTCTGACTATCTTgaacaatacatgtatttgcccATTGTAGTTTTCTCAATCAAAATTCATAACGGCAAAATGCTTTCTTTTAGTTTCAACTAATTCTACTCCTATATTTAGATAAGCATGATAACCTTGTTTACAATATCATTGCTATGTTcttactttcattttgttttatcacgTTTAATAGtgaatatgtaaaaaatattcaattcacCTTTTGGGCAgcaaaaatgacaagcaaataaTCCTGGAAATTTTCGAAGAAAAATACTGAtcaaggctttgaaaaaaaatagctgAGTTGGAAAGGTCTAAATTACTTCATGGAAGTAATCATTTTTTACAAGAAAGGTTAGTCTTAGCACAACCACTTATTTATTCCCAcctgaatataaatatatatatatatatatatatatatataatatataacgggaagaaagatgggAAAGCATCGTTCTTTAAAGGAATCCTTTTTTTGTTCAGTTGAACGACAAAAGCAATTGCTGTTCCTTTGTGACAAGCCAAATGCAAGCCAAGCGCAAGCACTATTATGCTTTTAATCGATCTCTGTAGTTGGCCTGAAGCTTTTGGTTTTAGCAAATAGCAATCACATCGCTGCAAACAAATTCAAAAGCATTAAGCTCTTTCTTTCAAATCAGTTGCTTTTCTCATTTATATCGACACAAGCAAAGGTTAGCAAGAACCACTACTTTTCGTATCGTCGGCGATGATTTTATGATATATCTGGTCCATCGGGAGGGAGGAGACGAAACTATCCTCTTCCATAGACAAAGCGAAAATTGAGGGGGACGCgtctccgcccccccccccccggatcgccGCAAATGCAGCCTTTGTTATGTATTGCTCATAAGTGGAGACAGTTATAGTGAGTACCTACCTCGAAAGAAATATACAGCCTTGAATCCCTTTGCAGTAAATGAACTATCCGAAGAGAAAACAATTGTCATGTAGCGATCTGACGATGTCAGTAGTTCACGAGGGATCACCTCTCCACAGAAACCACCCCATGGTCCGATTTCGGGTGCAAGATCATCTGCTCCATCGTAAACGATCACCGAATCATATAAGCAAGTATCGTGGTTCTCGATGTTCATTTCGATAAATAAAAGTGCTACAGTTTCTTCAACAGGAGCCTGCAATGGCGGATAAGAAGAATATTTGTAAATCAGTATTAGAATGAAAGAATGGAGGAGAGCAGATGAGCAATATGCGAAAAGACAGGGAATCATAACGATTTCGATTTAATTATGCGAAGGGACCCTCTAATGGGGAACTCGAACCCATGAATAAATTGATATGAGAGAAAATCAAGCACGCACAACGCTGAGGATTTATTCCAATTCGGATGGAATATAACAAATTTAtagaagtttaaagtttagaatAGTTTCTTAAtagaaatgataataacaatcataataatgatgatgatacgataatgatgataataatgatagggaaagtgataataatactaatattcAGTCCAGtatattcaatatatatatatatatcacactctaaaaaacgaacGAAGAGCTACGAAGAGCTAgtttagctcttaaagagcgtatatagtgactgcacttccgagtgctgattttgttctcgttcaaatttgaactagacaaatcagcactccgaagtgcagtcactatactcgctctttaagagctaaattagctcttcgttttttagagtatatataaatatatgggTGGGCGTGTGTGtgggttggtgtgtgtgtgtgtgtgtataaagaatgagaaagagaggggggaggggaggaaGGAGTACGGTAGAATATGTACATAAATTACATAAATTCAGGAATACGCTAACCTGTATATGATAGACACATTTTGTGCTGATGGGATATTCATTTGGATAGTTGGGCGATGTCACCACTCTTGGCCCTGTCGTCAACGTCGTATTGGCATTGCACCTTCCATCGCTCTCTAatgaagaaatcaattaatgacAATCACTTTGTctgatttattcaaataaaagaagGCCACTATAAACGTACAGAGTCGTTGCGCCGCAGTAGCACACCGGCAAAACCTTCTCCAGACCAACCAAAAAGCTGCGATCTTACAAAGTTACTGAAACTATTGGCAAATTGACCTGTTtaggaaatgaagaaaagagaCGACATGGACGAGTTATGTTCTTCTCAAAAACAAGTCAACTTGCAAAGTTTCAACTACTCATCATCTTATCCCCTTGTTCCAAACAAGTCGACTAAATAATTGTCTTCTtgttccccccccaaaaaaaaaaatcgatatgCCGAGTCCCAACAACTCGTCATCTTGTCTTCTTGTCCCAAACAATTCTATATGCCAAGTTCCAACTACTTGTCATCCTATCTTCTGTCCCAAACAGGCCGACTTTCCGAATTCCAATAACTCGTCATCCTGCATGTCTTCTTGTCCAAAACAAGTCGCCTTGCTGAGTTCCAACAACTCGTCATACGATGTCATATGGTCTTGTCACAAAAAAATCCGACTTGCTCAGTTTCAAAAACTCGTCATAATGGCTTCTTGTCCTAAACAAGTCGTCTTGCTAACTTTCAACAATTCGTCTTCTCTCATTCTGCTTGTCTTCTAATCTCGTCATCTGGTTTTCACTCCTAAAATGGCTTCAGTGTAGTCTTTACTCTTAATCAATTGACCCCTAATCAATTTACCCCACAAGATTCTGTCGCCCCAAATATGTCTTCGctaaaaacatggaaaaaattgaatttgcATCCAGATTAGACAGGGGAGGGTTGAagcaattttcatgattttggttTACACATTTGCATGCCTTCTTAAATTGTTCTTCCCTAAACTGTCCATATCATTTTCCCGGGAGTGGGGGTAGGCGGGTTTGGATTCATCACCACTAATATGAATACAAACATGACTATTTTCCTACCTTGTACGAAGTCAAATGTTGCCTGATAACCTCGATGATTTATGGACCCATCTGAGGAGAAGATGACCGTCATGTAAGGGCCATGGGATAGTTTCGGTACAAAAGCTGCGGATTGACAGTAGTAACCGAGCGGAGGGTAGCCATCGTTCGGACCATCGAAGAGACCGATCCAATCATATCGACATTCGATGTGGGTTTCGATATCGATGTCAATGAAGGTGAAGAGTACCGTGTAGCCTGGCGGTGCCTGATGACGAATTTTGATGTATAAAAATCATAGAGGTGATGTCTATGAAGAGATTAGCGAGTTATCGCAATGGTGACGGGAAAGGATTCTACAacatagtaaatctattgaaaataccCGTCATATGAATGACCAGCTTAGAactctttgtcgaaaattggttaaCCGGAACAGCTGAAAAATGAGCTGATCGTCGTAAAACtctgagctgacgaaaaattccAAATCAGGGGCGGTGGAACGTATTTTCGTTTGGGGGGaggcaaagccaaaaaagggcacttatatgccaaaaagggcattttggtgcaaacacATATTTCCActatgagattatcatctgtgtgaagaagttgtgtgttttgtagtaattcaGTTGAGCAAAGTTTtctttgaagtgatttctgattgagaAGATACATAATTAGGGTTTTATTTTTTCGTGAGCGAGAGTAGCGAGCGAGTGGTTtgtaaacattttcaaatctgaagttctAAAACTCgtttatggtcaattatggacctaattactgttaaaagggcatccttgcgagatgttgcgagcgcgaatcacgagctcaaacttccagaaatttaatttaataagacatgaaaagtaaacattccgagcagtttttgtaatcataacaAAAGGAAGTGAATCTATCTAAAGAATTAacgcaagcgcgaagcgcgagctgga
It contains:
- the LOC129270445 gene encoding uncharacterized protein LOC129270445, coding for MAIFRWSILVLLLFAYSKDQALGKDYTTCNPTTTEAPGVVTSPGYPLNYPDNTRCSVLIQAPPGYTVLFTFIDIDIETHIECRYDWIGLFDGPNDGYPPLGYYCQSAAFVPKLSHGPYMTVIFSSDGSINHRGYQATFDFVQESDGRCNANTTLTTGPRVVTSPNYPNEYPISTKCVYHIQAPVEETVALLFIEMNIENHDTCLYDSVIVYDGADDLAPEIGPWGGFCGEVIPRELLTSSDRYMTIVFSSDSSFTAKGFKAVYFFREFSDDDALLNVSSNNSADEIPDTFCHCDDVCVWFEDCCHGVLPFNNHTRNTTMVTRNLPALDLWQCTQIWMIANYSKEEMVDYLLVSACPSWWSNDEIRMLCENPDPDVVEVVQVAEADTDGLPIFFRSSACATCNEITGTNWTLNQYMELWTCVVSDEVFQNSSLGHLHAYDNAEEERPILCGILVEQNGSSPSPRECMSPNNIIRSCAVNNYSHNDTLLELCPADVGRVLFEGYVYWNEYCLMCNQNGNYSTDLTTSLCPRTLTNLLEENITFEIAWVPVAFLPSNLVLGFTCPDGFSNQDGRCIPIPVSWPPCAHDRWNVTYAYTSTYTKSLCYNMSDTFAHFGIGMNYVGIDIDPNINLIKEIYSFNNSQGFLAVKIRTQYWIDIEFTPQASCSDFQFDFTEGCAFIPSTGSINVCPFDEFNDDYTLFQPLRSGNLTLVRYSGSYIVPLFYRKRTIYDVNGTSGLYSSRHVLMVCGAIHPFQDCLSRVIQPGTFIITSENKLVFDRLIFQPSDYTLQEDGSVKLCWSDDVSFFDFTHAQYLVSKFAFGISSMCLLATVVIYLTFPSLRNIQGLIMIHFLITLTLSQVVIEYGTTYLTPWPDLCQTIAILGHFFFLSSFFWTNVLAWNLKCALVNALKSNSNVHGVCRRMYIFYGYAVGIPVIVVLGSVVVHFASADKSGAIFLHYGGTRHCWIYPMSANLVVMLGPMAVCLLVNLILCGWIILGFRINMRKASTLRKSNTRQSQMEAIVYLKISALLGFGWSFGFIAANTHHQSLWYVYIVINSLQGVVIFVAFGMNRRVRKLIYDRSRRQSHTSSTRNADNDK